In Fundidesulfovibrio soli, the following proteins share a genomic window:
- the treZ gene encoding malto-oligosyltrehalose trehalohydrolase, whose protein sequence is MWAPLAAKVDLEFSAPGSLPKGDAAWDASPALEAVLPMAAAGNGYWMAEAAGLAPGSLYRFRLDGGPARPDPASHHQPHGVHGPSRLTEHALFPWGDAGFRPPALSDLILYELHIGTFTPEGTFQAALERLPDLAGLGVTAVQVMPVGQFQGGRNWGYDGVYPFSVQHGYGGPEGFKRFVDASHRHGLAVVLDVVYNHLGPEGNYLRDFGPYFTGRYETPWGEAFNLDGPESDHVRHYFFQNVLHWLERYHVDGFRLDATHAIFDKTPAPFLGQLKELAARYGSVHGREPFFLAESDLNDPRLALPPEAGGLGLSAIYNEDFHHCAHALLTGERQAYYIDYGRMSQLAEALTNGFAYTGQYSPFRRRGHGRDARSLPSHALVAFLQNHDQTGNRAHGERLAALVPFEALKAAATLPLLAPFIPLLFMGEEYGEERPFLYFTSHSDPDLTRSVRRGRLGEFAGFHDGQPPPPDPQDEATFLRSKLQWEHREEARHGTLLAWHRELIALRKALGLGRGEIQRPKVTAWDEEGLLALVTQCGAARLLCLFNLCGAGRSVATAGLGLGSPDAHEAPVAAPGAALNRDGAAGNGAKQNGADETGWRLRLFSADARWGGPGSALSGDLGERTHLPPWSVAVYIREEAAP, encoded by the coding sequence GTGTGGGCTCCCCTGGCCGCCAAGGTCGATCTGGAGTTTTCCGCCCCGGGCTCCCTCCCGAAGGGCGACGCCGCCTGGGACGCCTCCCCTGCCCTGGAGGCCGTGCTGCCCATGGCTGCGGCGGGAAACGGCTACTGGATGGCGGAAGCAGCGGGCCTCGCCCCGGGCAGCCTCTATCGCTTCCGGCTGGACGGCGGCCCGGCCCGGCCCGACCCTGCCTCGCACCACCAGCCCCACGGCGTGCACGGCCCTTCGCGCCTCACCGAGCACGCCCTCTTCCCCTGGGGCGACGCGGGCTTCAGGCCCCCGGCCCTCTCCGATCTCATTCTCTACGAGCTGCACATCGGAACCTTCACCCCGGAGGGCACGTTCCAGGCCGCCCTGGAGCGCCTGCCGGACCTGGCCGGGCTGGGGGTGACGGCGGTCCAGGTCATGCCGGTGGGGCAGTTCCAGGGAGGGCGCAACTGGGGGTACGACGGGGTCTACCCGTTCAGCGTCCAGCACGGCTACGGCGGGCCTGAGGGATTCAAGCGCTTCGTTGACGCCAGCCACCGCCACGGGCTGGCCGTGGTCCTGGACGTGGTCTACAACCACCTTGGGCCGGAGGGGAACTACCTGCGTGACTTCGGCCCCTACTTCACCGGCCGCTACGAGACCCCCTGGGGGGAGGCATTCAACCTGGACGGCCCTGAGAGCGACCACGTCCGGCACTACTTCTTCCAGAACGTGCTGCACTGGCTGGAGCGCTACCACGTGGACGGCTTTCGGCTGGACGCCACCCACGCCATCTTCGACAAGACCCCGGCTCCCTTCCTGGGGCAACTGAAAGAGCTGGCCGCGCGCTATGGGTCCGTGCACGGCCGGGAGCCCTTCTTCCTGGCCGAGAGCGACCTGAACGACCCCCGGCTGGCCCTGCCGCCGGAGGCGGGCGGCCTGGGCCTTTCCGCCATCTACAATGAGGATTTCCACCACTGCGCCCACGCCCTGCTCACAGGCGAGCGCCAGGCCTACTACATCGATTACGGGCGCATGAGCCAACTGGCCGAGGCACTGACCAACGGGTTCGCCTACACGGGCCAGTATTCGCCGTTCCGAAGGCGCGGCCACGGCCGGGACGCGCGGAGCCTGCCCTCCCACGCCCTGGTGGCCTTCCTGCAGAACCACGACCAGACCGGAAACCGCGCCCACGGGGAGAGGCTGGCCGCCCTGGTTCCTTTCGAAGCCCTGAAGGCCGCAGCCACCCTGCCCCTGCTTGCCCCATTCATCCCCTTGCTCTTCATGGGCGAGGAATACGGCGAGGAGCGCCCCTTCCTCTACTTCACCAGCCATTCAGACCCGGATCTGACCCGGTCCGTGCGCCGGGGGCGTCTCGGGGAGTTCGCCGGGTTCCACGACGGCCAGCCCCCGCCGCCCGATCCCCAGGACGAGGCGACATTCCTGCGCTCCAAGCTCCAGTGGGAGCATCGGGAAGAGGCCCGCCATGGGACGCTGCTCGCATGGCACAGGGAACTGATAGCCCTGCGCAAAGCCCTGGGGCTTGGGCGGGGCGAAATCCAGCGGCCGAAGGTCACGGCCTGGGACGAGGAAGGGCTCCTGGCGCTGGTGACCCAGTGCGGTGCGGCGCGGCTGCTGTGCCTGTTCAACTTGTGCGGGGCGGGCCGAAGCGTCGCCACAGCAGGGCTTGGGCTGGGTTCACCGGACGCGCACGAGGCCCCGGTCGCCGCGCCAGGCGCGGCGCTCAACAGGGACGGTGCTGCCGGGAACGGCGCGAAACAAAACGGCGCGGATGAAACGGGCTGGAGGCTGCGGCTCTTTTCCGCCGATGCCCGCTGGGGCGGCCCCGGCTCCGCCCTGTCCGGTGATCTCGGGGAGCGGACCCACCTGCCCCCCTGGTCCGTGGCCGTATACATCCGGGAGGAGGCCGCCCCATGA
- a CDS encoding xanthine dehydrogenase family protein molybdopterin-binding subunit, whose product MSKAVGAERFSTDIAPPGCLWAGARRAGVPHARVVAVHTREARALPGVVAVLTGADVPGANLQGIVHKDQPVLVTDTVRHAGDAVALVLAESREALAGALSLIRTELVPLPGVFDPEQALAPGAPLVHSGREGGNLLAHALVEKGDAPSAFAGCDVVVEGRFETPMQEHAFLEPPNGTARMTRDGGIEMTASTQAPFRDRFEIGHALGLNPMRVRVRAPYLGGGFGGKDGATVQCLLALAALHGGGRWVKMCWSRGETFLAGYKRHAARVRVRLGASRQGTLQALDCAMLFDSGPYAHLAVEIMALAMEHAGGPYLIPHTRIEGSCAYTNNPVGGAFRGFGVAQASFAVERAMDSLAQRLGMDPAELRLKNALRPGDLNCAGVPMESPAGAAECLEAVMAHPAWKERDAWKAQAPACKRRGVGIAASFNAMGYGRGLPDAAAAKLELTKGGTFRVFNSVPDMGQGNAAAFALMAAEALNQETAAIEVVQPDTRLCLPAGSSSASRTTYTFGNALLKACGAMREKLKARAALFLLADEPDRLAIRPGAVVDEATGRSVSLSQIGSMLQRDDRICIDQFVMPVVENPPDTGKEFRLGFPHRMYSHGACVCAVEADELTGQVELVRCVTAVECGRVFDSLGVERQVQGAAAQGAGFALLEDLHVEEGLIRADGLDRYLIPTALDLPPLECVSVEGDEPTGPHGLKGMGEVGVHGPAPAVAQALEDAVGLVARRLPVNPQEVLEAMGGEKP is encoded by the coding sequence ATGTCCAAGGCCGTGGGGGCCGAGCGCTTCAGCACGGACATCGCCCCGCCGGGCTGCCTCTGGGCCGGGGCCAGGCGCGCGGGCGTCCCCCACGCCCGGGTCGTGGCCGTGCACACGCGCGAGGCCCGCGCCCTGCCCGGCGTCGTGGCAGTGCTCACCGGGGCGGACGTGCCCGGCGCCAACCTGCAGGGCATCGTGCACAAGGACCAGCCCGTGCTGGTCACGGACACGGTGCGCCACGCGGGCGACGCCGTGGCCCTGGTGCTGGCCGAGAGCCGGGAGGCCCTGGCCGGGGCCCTGTCCCTCATCCGCACGGAGCTCGTTCCCCTGCCCGGGGTCTTCGACCCTGAGCAGGCCCTCGCGCCGGGGGCGCCGCTGGTCCATTCCGGCCGTGAGGGCGGCAACCTCCTGGCCCACGCCCTCGTGGAGAAGGGCGACGCGCCGTCAGCCTTTGCCGGCTGCGACGTGGTGGTGGAGGGCCGCTTCGAGACCCCCATGCAGGAGCACGCCTTCCTGGAGCCGCCCAACGGCACGGCCAGGATGACCCGCGACGGCGGCATCGAGATGACCGCCTCCACCCAGGCACCCTTCCGCGACCGTTTCGAGATCGGCCACGCCCTCGGCCTCAACCCCATGCGCGTGCGCGTGCGCGCGCCCTACCTGGGCGGCGGTTTCGGCGGCAAGGACGGGGCGACGGTGCAGTGCCTGCTGGCCCTGGCCGCCCTGCACGGCGGCGGGCGCTGGGTGAAGATGTGCTGGAGCCGGGGGGAGACCTTCCTGGCTGGCTACAAGCGCCACGCCGCACGCGTGCGCGTGCGGCTCGGGGCCTCGCGCCAGGGAACGCTCCAGGCGCTGGACTGCGCCATGCTGTTCGATTCCGGGCCGTACGCCCACCTGGCCGTGGAGATCATGGCCCTGGCCATGGAGCACGCGGGCGGGCCGTACCTCATCCCCCATACGCGCATCGAGGGCTCCTGCGCCTACACCAACAACCCCGTGGGCGGCGCTTTCCGGGGCTTCGGCGTCGCGCAGGCCAGCTTCGCCGTGGAGCGGGCCATGGACAGCCTGGCCCAGCGCCTGGGCATGGACCCCGCCGAACTCCGCCTGAAAAACGCCCTGCGCCCGGGTGACCTGAACTGCGCGGGCGTGCCCATGGAGTCCCCTGCGGGCGCGGCCGAATGCCTGGAGGCGGTCATGGCCCATCCGGCCTGGAAGGAGAGGGACGCCTGGAAGGCCCAGGCCCCGGCCTGCAAGCGCCGTGGGGTGGGCATCGCCGCCTCGTTCAACGCCATGGGCTACGGGCGCGGCCTGCCGGACGCAGCTGCGGCCAAGCTCGAACTCACCAAGGGGGGGACGTTCCGCGTCTTCAACTCCGTGCCGGACATGGGGCAAGGCAACGCGGCCGCGTTCGCGCTCATGGCGGCCGAGGCCCTGAACCAGGAGACCGCCGCCATCGAGGTCGTCCAGCCGGACACCCGCCTGTGCCTGCCGGCGGGGTCCTCCTCGGCCAGCCGCACCACCTACACGTTCGGCAACGCGCTGCTGAAGGCCTGCGGGGCCATGCGGGAGAAGCTCAAGGCCCGGGCCGCGCTCTTTCTGCTGGCCGATGAACCGGACCGCCTGGCGATTAGGCCGGGGGCGGTCGTGGACGAGGCCACGGGGCGCAGCGTCTCCCTTTCCCAGATCGGGTCCATGCTTCAGCGCGACGACCGCATCTGCATCGACCAGTTCGTCATGCCCGTCGTGGAGAATCCGCCGGACACCGGCAAGGAATTTCGGCTGGGCTTTCCGCACCGCATGTATTCCCACGGGGCGTGCGTCTGCGCCGTGGAGGCGGACGAGCTGACCGGGCAGGTCGAGCTCGTGCGCTGCGTCACCGCCGTGGAGTGCGGGCGCGTGTTCGACTCCCTGGGGGTCGAACGCCAGGTGCAGGGCGCGGCGGCCCAGGGAGCCGGGTTCGCCCTGCTGGAGGACCTTCACGTGGAGGAGGGGCTCATCCGGGCGGACGGCCTGGACCGCTACCTGATCCCCACCGCGCTGGACCTGCCCCCCCTGGAGTGCGTCAGCGTGGAGGGCGACGAGCCCACCGGCCCGCACGGCCTCAAGGGCATGGGCGAGGTGGGCGTGCACGGCCCGGCCCCGGCCGTGGCCCAGGCCCTGGAGGACGCCGTCGGCCTTGTCGCGCGGCGGCTGCCCGTGAACCCGCAGGAGGTGCTTGAGGCGATGGGAGGCGAAAAACCATGA
- a CDS encoding YceI family protein produces MKTRSALCVICILLCALSQAEAAQPAREFVFDPPHCAITFKVRHIFVEIPGRFAEYGGTVRFDPGNLAGSVFDVTVKAASLDTFVDKRNEHLRSPDFFDAAKFPDISFKSSKIQRVSAHEFTMTGTLTLKGVSKVITLPLTYHGMKIHPMDPKVEVAGFSAKLNIFMPDYSFCDPKWSEMGVLGQNALVEIGFELASPR; encoded by the coding sequence ATGAAAACCCGTTCCGCATTGTGTGTGATCTGCATCCTGCTGTGCGCGCTTTCCCAGGCGGAGGCCGCGCAACCCGCGCGGGAGTTCGTCTTCGACCCGCCCCACTGCGCCATCACCTTCAAGGTCCGCCACATCTTCGTGGAGATACCGGGGCGCTTCGCCGAATACGGAGGAACGGTGCGCTTCGACCCCGGGAACCTGGCGGGCAGCGTCTTCGACGTGACGGTCAAGGCCGCCAGCCTGGACACCTTCGTGGACAAGCGCAACGAACACCTGCGCAGCCCCGACTTCTTCGATGCGGCCAAGTTCCCCGACATCAGCTTCAAGAGTTCGAAGATCCAACGCGTCTCGGCGCATGAATTCACGATGACAGGCACGCTGACCCTCAAGGGCGTCAGCAAGGTGATCACCCTGCCGCTCACCTACCACGGGATGAAAATCCATCCCATGGACCCCAAGGTGGAAGTGGCGGGCTTTTCGGCCAAGCTGAACATCTTCATGCCGGACTACTCCTTCTGCGACCCCAAATGGAGCGAGATGGGCGTGCTCGGCCAGAACGCCCTGGTGGAGATCGGCTTCGAGCTGGCGAGCCCCAGGTAG
- a CDS encoding arylsulfatase: protein MNHLIKRAAAALAALLCLAGAALAADKPNILLIVGDDVGYGDLGVYGGGEGRGMPTPSLDRLASEGMTMFSFYAQPSCTPGRAAMQTGRIPNRSGMTTVAFQGQGGGLPAAEWTLASVLKQAGYQTYFTGKWHLGEADYAMPNAQGYDEMRYVGLYHLNAYTYADPAWFPDMAPELREMFQKVTKGALSGKAGEKPKEDFKINGQYVNTPEKGVVGIPFFDSYVEKAALEFLDEAKKSGKPFFINVNFMKVHQPNLPAPEFEHKSLSKSKYADSVVELDTRIGRIMDKLRALGLDKNTIVFFTTDNGAWQDVYPDAGYTPFRGTKGTVREGGNRVPAIAWMPGKIKANTKNHDIVGGLDLMSTFATLAGLKLPEKDREGQPIIFDSFDMSPMLFGTGKSARKSWFYFTENELSPGAVRAGNYKAVFNLRGDDGQATGGLAVDANLGWKGPEKYVATAPQIFDLWQDPQERYDIFMNNYTERTWTLVTFNQEVTDLMKTYVQYPPRKMQSEVYTGPLTISKYQNLEWAREELKKNGVTLPMPSGN, encoded by the coding sequence ATGAACCACCTGATCAAACGAGCGGCTGCTGCGCTGGCCGCCCTGCTTTGCCTGGCCGGGGCTGCCCTGGCCGCGGACAAACCCAATATCCTCCTGATCGTCGGCGACGACGTGGGATACGGCGACCTGGGCGTCTACGGCGGCGGCGAGGGGCGCGGCATGCCCACCCCCAGCCTGGACCGCCTGGCCAGCGAGGGCATGACCATGTTCTCGTTCTACGCCCAGCCCAGCTGCACTCCGGGCCGCGCCGCCATGCAGACCGGGCGCATCCCCAACCGCAGCGGCATGACCACCGTGGCCTTCCAGGGCCAGGGCGGCGGCCTGCCCGCCGCCGAGTGGACCCTGGCCTCCGTGCTCAAGCAGGCCGGGTACCAGACCTACTTCACCGGCAAGTGGCACCTGGGCGAGGCCGACTACGCGATGCCCAACGCCCAGGGCTACGACGAGATGCGCTACGTGGGCCTGTACCACTTGAACGCCTACACCTACGCCGACCCCGCCTGGTTCCCGGACATGGCCCCCGAGCTGCGCGAGATGTTCCAGAAGGTGACCAAGGGCGCCCTCTCCGGCAAGGCCGGGGAAAAGCCCAAGGAGGACTTCAAGATCAACGGCCAGTACGTGAACACGCCCGAGAAGGGCGTGGTGGGCATCCCCTTCTTCGACTCCTACGTGGAAAAGGCCGCCCTGGAATTCCTGGACGAGGCCAAAAAGTCCGGCAAGCCCTTCTTCATCAACGTGAACTTCATGAAGGTGCACCAGCCCAACCTTCCCGCCCCCGAGTTCGAGCACAAGTCGCTCTCCAAGAGCAAGTACGCCGACTCCGTCGTGGAGCTGGACACCAGGATCGGGCGCATCATGGACAAGCTGCGCGCCCTCGGCCTGGACAAGAACACCATCGTCTTCTTCACCACCGACAACGGCGCCTGGCAGGACGTATACCCCGACGCGGGCTACACCCCCTTCCGCGGCACCAAGGGCACCGTGCGCGAAGGCGGCAACCGCGTCCCGGCCATCGCCTGGATGCCCGGCAAGATCAAGGCCAACACCAAGAACCACGACATCGTCGGCGGCCTGGACCTGATGTCCACCTTCGCCACCCTGGCCGGGCTCAAGCTCCCCGAGAAGGACCGCGAGGGCCAGCCCATCATCTTCGACAGCTTCGACATGTCCCCCATGCTCTTCGGCACCGGCAAGTCCGCCCGCAAGAGCTGGTTCTACTTCACCGAGAACGAGCTGAGCCCCGGCGCGGTGCGCGCGGGCAACTACAAGGCCGTGTTCAACCTGCGCGGCGACGACGGCCAGGCCACCGGCGGCCTCGCCGTGGACGCCAACCTCGGCTGGAAGGGCCCCGAGAAATACGTGGCCACCGCGCCCCAGATCTTCGATCTCTGGCAGGACCCGCAGGAACGCTACGACATCTTCATGAACAACTACACCGAGAGGACCTGGACCCTCGTGACCTTCAACCAGGAAGTCACCGACCTGATGAAGACCTACGTCCAGTACCCGCCGCGCAAGATGCAGAGCGAGGTCTACACGGGGCCGCTCACCATCTCGAAGTACCAGAACCTGGAGTGGGCGCGTGAGGAGTTGAAGAAGAACGGCGTGACCCTTCCCATGCCTTCCGGCAACTAG
- a CDS encoding acyl carrier protein has translation MDVTTRELRDLLVEAGVDQAVAEAVRPDAPLLRQGVDSLDYPAFTLAVESRYGVTIGERDSLSLRTLDDFAAHIRAHLDAGRPEDGHIGRIRRNWKNVEPGKAYEIGPLRPGDGQGVAQLFYTVYGDRYPVEDYYIPERIEELNAEGSLLTVVARLETGVVAGQGAYYRSSPPNKALFEFGQVMVAHEYRDTLMAAKIIRAMDNLSRTMTQAQGFFGEAVCSHTITQKLVHKQSYSECGLEVALMPDGAYEKEGAGAQRVSCLLGARVDRDRRMPLHLPQCYRRELEYILDGFRLERDIHFSPPDAPAAAVTSLESRAFDFAQVVRAQVLAVGADFPARVEELDRDAASQGQAVIQVFVNTGAPGTAFAVEALRARGFFLGGLIPLWFGADGLLMQKLTVEPEFEAINLHSDRAKTILEHIRADFDRARAQG, from the coding sequence ATGGACGTGACGACGCGTGAACTTCGCGACCTGCTGGTGGAAGCCGGGGTGGACCAGGCCGTGGCCGAGGCGGTGCGCCCCGATGCGCCGCTGCTGCGCCAGGGGGTGGACTCCCTGGATTATCCGGCCTTCACCCTGGCGGTGGAGAGCCGCTACGGGGTGACCATCGGCGAGCGCGACTCCCTGTCGCTGCGCACCCTGGATGATTTCGCCGCGCACATCCGCGCGCACCTGGACGCTGGGCGGCCGGAGGACGGCCACATCGGCCGCATACGCCGGAACTGGAAGAACGTGGAGCCCGGGAAGGCCTACGAGATCGGCCCCCTGCGGCCCGGCGACGGGCAGGGCGTGGCCCAGCTCTTCTACACCGTCTACGGCGACCGCTACCCCGTGGAGGACTATTACATCCCGGAGCGCATCGAGGAGCTCAACGCCGAGGGCAGCCTGCTCACCGTGGTCGCCCGCCTGGAAACGGGAGTCGTGGCCGGGCAGGGGGCCTACTACCGGAGTTCGCCCCCCAACAAGGCGCTCTTCGAGTTCGGGCAGGTCATGGTGGCCCACGAGTATCGCGACACGCTCATGGCCGCCAAGATCATCCGGGCGATGGACAACCTGTCGCGCACCATGACCCAGGCCCAGGGGTTCTTCGGGGAGGCGGTGTGCTCGCACACCATCACCCAGAAGCTCGTCCACAAGCAGAGCTACTCGGAGTGCGGCCTGGAGGTGGCCCTCATGCCCGACGGGGCCTACGAGAAGGAAGGCGCGGGAGCCCAGCGGGTGAGCTGCCTGCTCGGGGCCCGGGTGGACCGCGACAGGCGCATGCCCCTGCACCTGCCGCAGTGCTACCGGCGTGAGCTGGAATACATTCTGGACGGCTTCCGCCTGGAGCGCGACATCCACTTCAGCCCCCCGGACGCTCCCGCCGCCGCGGTGACTTCGCTTGAGAGCCGCGCCTTCGATTTCGCCCAGGTGGTGCGCGCCCAGGTCCTGGCCGTGGGGGCGGATTTCCCCGCGCGGGTGGAGGAGCTGGACCGGGACGCGGCCAGCCAGGGCCAGGCCGTGATCCAGGTTTTCGTGAACACGGGCGCTCCGGGCACGGCTTTCGCCGTGGAGGCGCTCCGGGCGCGCGGCTTCTTCCTGGGGGGGCTCATCCCCCTCTGGTTCGGGGCGGACGGGCTCCTCATGCAGAAGCTCACCGTCGAGCCCGAGTTCGAGGCCATCAACCTCCATTCCGACAGGGCCAAGACCATCCTCGAACACATCCGCGCGGACTTCGACCGCGCCCGGGCTCAAGGGTAG
- a CDS encoding HAD family hydrolase produces MRSKHALLPALLLAFALASAQLVFAQAADPLPSWNDGPAKSAITGFVATVTDRNSKSFIPMEERIAAFDNDGTLWAEKPVYFQLFFAIDRVKALAPEHPEWKTREPFASILKGDLKTALQEGDKALLDIVMATHSGMTIAEFEKLVKDWIATARHPQTKMLYTQMVYQPMLELLDYMRANGFKTFIVSGGGIEFMRPWTEAVYGIPPEQVVGSSTKTKYEMRPDGPVLVRLPQIDLIDDKAGKPVGINLHIGRRPVAAFGNSDGDQQMLEWTTAGPGARLALLVRHTDAKREYAYDKGAENALAEAKEKGWTVVDMQQDWKVIYPKAK; encoded by the coding sequence ATGAGATCCAAGCACGCGCTCCTGCCCGCATTGCTGCTGGCGTTCGCCCTGGCCTCTGCCCAACTGGTGTTCGCCCAGGCGGCGGACCCGCTGCCGTCCTGGAACGACGGCCCGGCCAAGTCCGCAATCACCGGGTTCGTGGCCACAGTGACGGACAGGAACTCCAAGTCGTTCATCCCGATGGAGGAGCGCATCGCCGCCTTTGACAACGACGGCACCCTCTGGGCCGAAAAGCCGGTCTATTTCCAGTTGTTCTTCGCCATCGATCGCGTGAAGGCTCTGGCCCCCGAGCACCCGGAGTGGAAAACCCGGGAGCCCTTCGCCTCCATCCTCAAGGGCGACCTGAAAACCGCCCTGCAGGAAGGGGACAAGGCCCTCCTCGACATCGTCATGGCCACCCACTCGGGCATGACCATCGCCGAGTTCGAGAAGCTCGTGAAGGACTGGATCGCCACCGCCCGGCACCCCCAGACCAAGATGCTCTACACGCAGATGGTCTATCAGCCCATGCTCGAACTGCTGGATTACATGCGCGCCAACGGCTTCAAGACCTTTATCGTCTCCGGCGGGGGCATCGAGTTCATGCGCCCCTGGACCGAGGCGGTTTATGGCATCCCGCCCGAGCAGGTGGTGGGCAGCAGCACCAAGACCAAATACGAGATGCGCCCGGACGGCCCTGTGCTCGTCAGGCTGCCGCAGATCGACCTGATCGATGACAAGGCGGGCAAGCCCGTGGGCATCAACCTGCACATCGGCCGCCGCCCGGTTGCCGCGTTCGGCAACTCCGACGGGGACCAGCAGATGCTCGAATGGACCACTGCCGGGCCGGGCGCGCGCCTCGCCCTGCTGGTGCGCCATACCGACGCCAAGCGTGAATACGCCTACGACAAGGGCGCCGAGAACGCCCTGGCGGAGGCCAAGGAGAAGGGCTGGACCGTGGTGGACATGCAGCAGGACTGGAAAGTGATCTACCCCAAGGCGAAATGA
- a CDS encoding benzoate-CoA ligase family protein, which produces MGRRNAAWSLLESGMSFGPDRTAYRFGSSALTYGELAGRCLRCASFLDSRSIRPGDRVMLSLPDTPAMVCAFLGAMLAGACPVPVNTSLHAPDYGFLLEDSGAKLLLTVPGHPSLEAAEGRCPAVLCDDMGPPGLDGLPPVFDPRPADDARPGFMLYSSGSTGRPKGVPHRQDDLLVPARTWGLVLGLTDRDVVLSSSKLFFAYGLLASLALPLAAGAATVLFPGKPGPCDVFDLMLRHRPTAFFGVPTLYNAMIRAFEPAMKESVPGLCYSAGEALPSLLHEEWARITGREVLEGIGSTEAFNVFISNRKGHSRPGSAGQTVQGFEARLVDDAGRDVPPGSQGHLLVRGEGLCREYWNRPDKTRETMLADGWLRTGDVFVEEGGFYAHQGRSDDMLKSAGQWVSPVRVEEELLRHPAVAECAVAARRVNGLDVICAFVVAAPGAATGKALTLELRKFLLGRLQEHMCPACFEFVPELPKTATGKVQRFVLRQC; this is translated from the coding sequence ATGGGGCGACGCAACGCGGCTTGGTCTCTGCTGGAATCCGGCATGTCTTTCGGCCCGGACAGGACGGCGTATCGGTTCGGGTCATCGGCCCTGACATACGGCGAGCTCGCCGGACGTTGCCTGCGGTGCGCCTCCTTCCTCGATTCCCGGTCCATCCGGCCTGGGGACAGGGTCATGCTGTCCCTGCCCGACACGCCCGCCATGGTCTGCGCCTTCCTCGGCGCAATGCTCGCCGGGGCTTGCCCCGTGCCGGTCAACACCTCCCTGCATGCGCCGGACTATGGCTTCCTGCTGGAGGATTCCGGCGCGAAGCTCCTGCTCACCGTCCCGGGGCATCCCTCGCTCGAGGCCGCCGAGGGCCGTTGCCCGGCCGTCCTCTGCGACGACATGGGGCCTCCCGGCCTGGACGGTCTCCCGCCCGTTTTCGATCCCCGCCCGGCGGACGACGCCCGTCCGGGCTTCATGCTCTACAGTTCCGGCTCCACCGGGCGGCCCAAAGGCGTGCCGCACCGGCAGGATGACCTGCTGGTCCCGGCGCGGACCTGGGGCCTCGTGCTGGGGCTTACGGACCGGGATGTGGTCCTCTCCTCCAGCAAGCTCTTCTTCGCCTACGGCCTGCTCGCCAGCCTCGCCCTGCCCCTGGCCGCCGGGGCGGCCACGGTGCTTTTCCCCGGCAAGCCCGGCCCTTGCGACGTGTTCGACCTGATGCTCCGGCACAGGCCGACGGCGTTTTTCGGGGTGCCCACCCTCTACAACGCGATGATCAGGGCCTTCGAGCCAGCCATGAAGGAGAGCGTCCCCGGCCTGTGCTACAGCGCGGGCGAAGCCTTGCCTTCGCTCCTCCACGAGGAGTGGGCGCGCATCACCGGGAGGGAGGTCCTGGAGGGCATCGGCTCCACCGAAGCCTTCAACGTGTTCATCTCCAACCGGAAGGGGCATTCCAGGCCGGGGAGCGCGGGGCAGACGGTGCAGGGGTTCGAGGCCAGGCTCGTGGACGACGCGGGGCGGGACGTCCCCCCGGGGAGCCAGGGCCACCTGCTCGTCAGGGGCGAGGGGCTGTGCCGGGAATACTGGAACCGCCCGGACAAGACCCGCGAGACCATGCTCGCGGACGGCTGGCTGCGCACAGGCGACGTCTTCGTGGAGGAGGGCGGATTCTACGCGCACCAGGGCCGCAGCGACGACATGCTCAAGTCCGCGGGCCAGTGGGTGTCGCCGGTGCGGGTCGAGGAGGAGCTGTTGCGGCATCCGGCAGTCGCCGAATGCGCTGTCGCAGCGCGACGCGTCAACGGCCTGGACGTGATCTGCGCCTTCGTGGTGGCCGCGCCCGGCGCGGCGACGGGCAAAGCCTTGACTCTCGAGCTGCGCAAGTTCCTGCTGGGCCGCCTCCAGGAGCACATGTGCCCGGCGTGCTTCGAGTTCGTGCCGGAGCTTCCCAAGACCGCAACCGGCAAGGTGCAGCGGTTCGTGCTGCGCCAATGCTGA